ACTCTATATATTTTTATAAACACCTTTAAAAACTCTAACTTTATACAAGGAGAAAAATGAAAAGATTAAGAATAATTTGGTTAGGTGCAGTAACGATGGTTCTTTCCTGTTTCCATAGCGTTGCATGGGCTCAGGTTCCAGGGACAGATGCAGCAGTGACAAAATGGGTATATATTTCTGCGGCTCTTGCCACTGGAATTAGTTCATTAGGGGCTGCAATTGCAGTTGCTTATGTAGGCGCTGCTGCTGTTGGAGCAATGAGCGAGAAACCAGAACTGGCAGGCAGGGCTTTAATTTATGTAGGTCTGGCTGAAGGAATTGCTATTTATGGTTTAATTATAGCGATTATGATGTTGGGGAAAGTCTGATGAGATTTTTTTGTATTGCGGACAAAGACAGTAGTTTGGGATTTAGATTAGCCGGTGTGGAAACAAGAGAAGTTACTACAAAAGCAGAAGTATTGGAAGCATTTCAGGTAGCATTAGCAACTGATGAGATTGGGATTCTTGTAATAACTGAAAAAGCGGCTAATTTTATTCGTGAGGAAATAGAAAATTGTATTTATCAGAAACAGTTGCCTCTCATTTTAGAGGTTCCCTCTCGTGATACAGAAGGTATCTCCCGCGATATAAGTGAATTTTTGAGAAAGGCAATTGGGATAAGTGTATAGTAAAGACAATGGATATAGAAAAATATACCGAAGATACAGAACAAATAAAAGAAATAAGCAGGAGAATTCAAGAAGAAGCAGATTATCAGGCAAGGGATATTATCCAGCAGGCGAAACAGGAAAGTGAAAATATTTTAAATATAGCCCAGCAACAAATTGCTTCAGAAAGAACTAAGAAGATGGCTGATTTGGAATTGGAGTTGAAACAAATGAGGGAACATATTTTTTCTTCTTTGAATTTAGAAAAGCGCCGAATTGAATTAAAGGAGAAAGAAAGATTTATAAAGAAGATATTAGAAGAAGTTGAACTTCAAGCAAAATCCTTCCGTACTTCTGAAGAATACCCAAATTTTTTGATGAAAGATATTTTAGAAGGCATTTCAGTATTAGATAAGGAGGAATTGCGAGTAATTTACTCTTCTCTTGACGAAGCAATATTTACAGAGGCATTCTTACAAAAATTATCAGAAGAATGTCATAAACAATTGGGAAAAAAAGTGATTTTACACCCAGAAAAAGGTGATTTTTCAGATATTGGTGTGAAATTACAATCAATGGATGGACGGATTGTTTTTGATAACACTTTTTCTGCCCGGCTGGCGCGTATGCAAAATGAGATTTATAATCGTCTGTTGAAAGAAAATTAAAAAATATCTGGAATAAAGACAAATCTTTTAAATTTGTAATTTTT
The window above is part of the bacterium genome. Proteins encoded here:
- a CDS encoding V-type ATP synthase subunit F, yielding MRFFCIADKDSSLGFRLAGVETREVTTKAEVLEAFQVALATDEIGILVITEKAANFIREEIENCIYQKQLPLILEVPSRDTEGISRDISEFLRKAIGISV
- a CDS encoding V-type ATP synthase subunit E family protein gives rise to the protein MDIEKYTEDTEQIKEISRRIQEEADYQARDIIQQAKQESENILNIAQQQIASERTKKMADLELELKQMREHIFSSLNLEKRRIELKEKERFIKKILEEVELQAKSFRTSEEYPNFLMKDILEGISVLDKEELRVIYSSLDEAIFTEAFLQKLSEECHKQLGKKVILHPEKGDFSDIGVKLQSMDGRIVFDNTFSARLARMQNEIYNRLLKEN